The DNA segment CCTGGGGGACACGCACTGACTGACGTCGGGAAACGGGCGGTACGAGGTGAGACACGACCGGGCTTCGTCCACACCGAATCGAACGGGTGCCGACAATGAGAAACCCCCTCCTACCTGCCGTATCGGCTGGTAGGAGGGGGTTTCCCTCACTGTGGCGGCGCCAGGATTCGAACCTGGGAAGGCTGAGCCGGCAGATTTACAGTCTGCTCCCTTTGGCCGCTCGGGCACACCGCCAAGTTTGCCGCCAATCGAACCCGCTTTCGGCGGTGTTCCCTGGCAACGACGTAAACAATACCCGATCCGCAGGGGTGCTTCGCCACCCGGTTGATCTCCAGCCCTCGGGGCCCGGGGTGACTAGGCTGGGGCGGATGCGGCCCGGCAGGATGCCGGGCCCGGCGGCCGCCGCAGCGCACGCCGGTACGCACCGACACGCACCCCGATACAAGGAGCCACAGGACATGGCCGACTCCAGTTTCGACATCGTCTCGAAGGTCGAGCGGCAGGAGGTCGACAACGCCCTCAACCAGGCCGCCAAGGAGATCTCCCAGCGCTACGACTTCAAGGGCGTCGGCGCCTCGATCGCGTGGTCCGGGGAGAAGATCCTCATGGAGGCGAACTCCGAGGAGCGGGTCAAGGCCGTCCTCGACGTCTTCCAGTCCAAGCTGATCAAGCGGGGCATCTCGCTGAAGGCGCTGGACGCGGGCGAGCCCCAGCTGTCCGGCAAGGAGTACAAGATCTTCGCCTCCATCGAGGAGGGCATCTCCCAGGAGAACGCCAAGAAGGTGGCGAAGATCATCCGCGACGAGGGTCCCAAGGGCATCAAGGCCCAGGTCCAGGGCGACGAACTGCGCGTCAGCTCCAAGAGCCGCGACGACCTCCAGGTCGTGATCGCCCTCCTGAAGGGCAAGGACTTCGACTTCGCGCTCCAGTTCGTGAACTACCGGTAGGAACCGGGAGGCGAACGGAGAGAAGGGTGGGGCCCCTGCGGGCGCCCACCCTTCCGTGCTGCGGGGGCAGTGCTCAGCTGCGGCGGGAGTTGCCGAAGACCAG comes from the Streptomyces sp. SUK 48 genome and includes:
- a CDS encoding YajQ family cyclic di-GMP-binding protein — translated: MADSSFDIVSKVERQEVDNALNQAAKEISQRYDFKGVGASIAWSGEKILMEANSEERVKAVLDVFQSKLIKRGISLKALDAGEPQLSGKEYKIFASIEEGISQENAKKVAKIIRDEGPKGIKAQVQGDELRVSSKSRDDLQVVIALLKGKDFDFALQFVNYR